DNA from Halobaculum sp. XH14:
TCGGTCGTCGTGGTAACGGGTGCCGGATCCGGGATCGGCCGGACGACTGCGCTCGAGTTCGCGGATCGCGGCGCGAACGTGGTCGTCGCCGACGTCGATTCCGGCGGCGGCAGGGATACGGTCGAGGCGATCGGGGACGCCGGCGGTGAGGCGTCGTTCGTGGAGACCGACGTGACCGATCCCGCCGCTGTACAGGAGATGGTCGACGTCGCCGTCGCGGAGTACGGGCGGCTCGACTGCGCGTTCAACAACGCCGGAATCGGCAGCGAGCAGATTCCCGTCTCCGAGTACCCCGCCGAGCAGTGGGAGCACATCATCGACGTGAACCTTCTCGGGGTGTTCAACTGTATGAAGGCGGAGCTCGCTCGGATGAAACAGCAGGACACGAGCGACGCTATCGTGAACAATTCCTCGGTGCTCGGGAAGGTCGGCTTCGAAAAGTCGTCCGCGTACACTGCGGCCAAGCACGGTGTCCTCGGGCTCACAAAGTCTGCAGCCCTCGAAAACGGGGAAGCCGGTGTCAGGATTAACAGCGTGTGTCCGGCGTTCATCGACACTCCCCTCCTCGAAAAGGGGAACGTCGTGAACGACCCCGAGACGCTCGAGGAACTGAAGGGACTGCACGCGATGAACCGTCTCGGAACGCCCGCGGAGGTGGCGCAGGCGGTCGTCTGGCTGTGCAGTGACGAGGCATCGTTCATCACTGGTGAGGCACTCGGCGTCGAAGGGGGCTATCTCAGCCGGTAACCAGCGGCCGAAGACGTGGGGCGGTCCGGGCCGGCTTTCCGCCGCAGTTCGCTGGAGTCCGCACTCGGAGTCCGATACCAATTTCACCCCGCTTCCGTTCGCCGAATCCGAACGTCCGGTTCGGGAGCAGAGCCAGCGGCTCGTTCCATGCGCGTTTGTCGGACGACGGTCGGACCCGCGACGGTGACGACGTGACCATCGGGGACGATCTGACCGATCGCGGACGGTAACGGCGTACCCCGTCGTACGCCACCGGGAGAGTGCCGGACGCGTCCGATTTCGCCTACTCCAGCACGATGAGGGGGTCGCCCATGTCGACGCTGTCGCCCTCCGCGACGAGCACCTGACTCACTACGCCGCCGCGGTCGGCGACGACGTCGTTCTCCATCTTCATCGCCTCGAGCACGCAGACGACGTCGCCCGCGGCGACCTCGTCGCCCTCCGCCACGTCGACCGAGAGGATCGTCCCCTGCATCTCGGCCGCGACGGTCTCGCCGTCGCCCTCGATGGTGACCGACTCCTCCTCGGACTCCTCGGCCACGTCCGGGCGCTCCATCCGCCCCGACCCGCCACTCGACG
Protein-coding regions in this window:
- a CDS encoding SDR family oxidoreductase, producing MSSFTDSVVVVTGAGSGIGRTTALEFADRGANVVVADVDSGGGRDTVEAIGDAGGEASFVETDVTDPAAVQEMVDVAVAEYGRLDCAFNNAGIGSEQIPVSEYPAEQWEHIIDVNLLGVFNCMKAELARMKQQDTSDAIVNNSSVLGKVGFEKSSAYTAAKHGVLGLTKSAALENGEAGVRINSVCPAFIDTPLLEKGNVVNDPETLEELKGLHAMNRLGTPAEVAQAVVWLCSDEASFITGEALGVEGGYLSR